The proteins below come from a single Micromonospora citrea genomic window:
- the ppdK gene encoding pyruvate, phosphate dikinase, producing MAAQETAADKYVYDFAEGNKDLKDLLGGKGANLAEMTNLGLPVPPGFTITTEACKAYLATGEEPEGLAEQIAAHLASLEQAMGKRLGDPQDPLLVSVRSGARFSMPGMMETVLNVGLNDRSVVGLSAQAGGNDRFAWDSYRRLIQMFGKTVCEVPGEEFEHALDEAKRAKGTTNDLDLDADDLRGLVDEYKKIFLKHTGRDFPQEPREQLDLAIRAVFESWNAERAVLYRRQERIPADLGTAVNVVSMVFGNLGPDSGTGVAFTRDPASGAQGIYGDYLANAQGEDVVAGIRNTVPLQELERLDKKSYDELLGIMARLEGHYKDLCDIEFTIERGKLWMLQTRVGKRTAAAAFVIAGQLVDEGLIDLDEALHRVNGAQLAQLMFPRFQLDHEFQPVAKGIGASPGAAVGKVVFTSARAVELAAEGESVILVRRETNPDDLNGMIAAQGILTSRGGKTSHAAVVARGMGKTCVSGADELDIDIPQRRFTVAGQTVTEGDVVSIDGTTGKVYLGEVPVMPSEVVQYFEGELDPEQADDVLVRAVHRIMSHADAKRRLAVRTNADTGADAARARRFGAEGIGLCRTEHMFLGDRRELVEKLILARDDAERQAALAALLPLQRADFIEIFREMDGQPVTVRLIDPPLHEFLPPLEQLAVNVAVAQERGEDVAQEEALLAAVRRMHEQNPMLGLRGVRLGLVIPGLFAMQVRAIVEAAVECARDGRTPRPEIMVPLVGAVQELETVRAEAERIIAEVTREQPVEVLIGTMIEVPRAALTAGQIAEAAQFFSFGTNDLTQMGWGFSRDDVEGAFFWRYLELGIFGISPFESIDRDGVGRLVRIAAEEGRAARPELKLGVCGEHGGDPDSVHFFHEVGLDYVSCSPFRVPVARLEAGRAAVETDGSDSR from the coding sequence GTGGCAGCGCAAGAGACGGCGGCAGACAAGTACGTCTACGACTTCGCCGAGGGCAACAAGGACCTGAAGGACCTGCTCGGCGGCAAGGGGGCCAACCTGGCCGAGATGACAAACCTCGGCCTGCCGGTGCCCCCGGGCTTCACCATCACCACCGAGGCCTGCAAGGCGTACCTGGCCACCGGCGAGGAGCCGGAGGGGCTCGCCGAGCAGATCGCCGCCCACCTCGCCTCGCTGGAGCAGGCGATGGGCAAGCGCCTCGGTGACCCGCAGGACCCGCTGCTCGTCTCCGTCCGCTCCGGGGCCAGGTTCTCCATGCCCGGCATGATGGAGACCGTCCTCAACGTCGGGCTCAACGACCGCAGCGTGGTCGGGCTGAGCGCCCAGGCGGGCGGCAACGACAGGTTCGCCTGGGACTCCTACCGCCGCCTGATCCAGATGTTCGGCAAGACCGTCTGCGAGGTGCCGGGCGAGGAGTTCGAGCACGCGCTCGACGAGGCCAAGCGCGCCAAGGGCACGACGAACGACCTGGACCTGGACGCGGACGACCTGCGCGGGCTGGTCGACGAGTACAAGAAGATCTTCCTCAAGCACACCGGCCGGGACTTCCCACAGGAGCCGCGGGAGCAGCTCGACCTCGCCATCCGCGCGGTCTTCGAGTCGTGGAACGCCGAGCGCGCGGTGCTCTACCGTCGCCAGGAGCGGATCCCGGCCGACCTCGGCACCGCGGTCAACGTGGTGTCGATGGTCTTCGGCAACCTCGGCCCCGACTCCGGCACCGGCGTCGCGTTCACCCGCGACCCCGCCAGCGGCGCGCAGGGCATCTACGGCGACTACCTGGCCAACGCGCAGGGCGAGGACGTCGTCGCCGGCATCCGCAACACCGTGCCGTTGCAGGAGCTGGAGCGGCTGGACAAGAAGTCCTACGACGAACTGCTCGGCATCATGGCCCGGTTGGAGGGCCACTACAAGGACCTCTGCGACATCGAGTTCACCATCGAGCGCGGCAAGCTCTGGATGCTCCAGACGCGGGTCGGCAAGCGCACCGCGGCGGCGGCGTTCGTCATCGCCGGTCAGCTCGTCGACGAAGGGCTGATCGACCTCGACGAGGCGCTGCACCGCGTCAACGGCGCCCAGCTCGCCCAGCTGATGTTCCCGCGCTTCCAGCTCGACCACGAGTTCCAGCCGGTCGCCAAGGGCATCGGCGCGTCCCCGGGGGCGGCGGTGGGCAAGGTGGTCTTCACCTCCGCCCGCGCCGTCGAGCTGGCCGCCGAGGGGGAGTCGGTGATCCTGGTCCGCCGGGAGACCAACCCCGACGACCTGAACGGCATGATCGCGGCCCAGGGCATCCTCACCTCCCGCGGCGGCAAGACCAGCCACGCCGCCGTGGTGGCCCGGGGGATGGGCAAGACCTGCGTCTCCGGCGCCGACGAGCTGGACATCGACATCCCGCAGCGGCGGTTCACCGTCGCCGGGCAGACGGTCACCGAGGGCGACGTCGTCAGCATCGACGGCACCACCGGCAAGGTCTACCTCGGCGAGGTGCCGGTCATGCCCTCCGAGGTGGTGCAGTACTTCGAGGGCGAACTCGACCCCGAGCAGGCCGACGACGTGCTGGTCAGGGCCGTACACCGGATCATGTCGCACGCCGACGCCAAGCGGCGGCTGGCCGTGCGGACGAACGCCGACACCGGCGCGGACGCCGCCCGGGCCCGGCGCTTCGGCGCGGAGGGCATCGGGCTCTGCCGCACCGAGCACATGTTCCTCGGCGACCGGCGCGAGCTGGTCGAGAAGCTGATCCTGGCCCGCGACGACGCGGAGCGGCAGGCCGCGCTGGCGGCGCTGCTGCCGTTGCAGCGGGCCGACTTCATCGAGATCTTCCGGGAGATGGACGGGCAGCCGGTCACCGTCCGGCTGATCGACCCGCCGCTGCACGAGTTCCTGCCCCCGCTGGAGCAGCTCGCGGTCAACGTGGCGGTCGCCCAGGAGCGCGGCGAGGACGTGGCCCAGGAGGAGGCGCTGCTCGCCGCCGTCCGCCGGATGCACGAGCAGAACCCGATGCTGGGGCTGCGCGGCGTACGCCTCGGCCTGGTCATCCCCGGCCTGTTCGCGATGCAGGTCCGCGCGATCGTCGAGGCTGCGGTCGAGTGCGCCCGGGACGGCCGCACGCCGCGTCCGGAGATCATGGTGCCGCTGGTCGGGGCGGTGCAGGAGCTGGAGACGGTACGGGCCGAGGCGGAGCGGATCATCGCCGAGGTGACCCGGGAGCAGCCGGTCGAGGTGCTGATCGGCACGATGATCGAGGTGCCCCGGGCGGCGCTGACCGCCGGCCAGATCGCCGAGGCGGCACAGTTCTTCTCCTTCGGCACCAACGACCTGACCCAGATGGGCTGGGGATTCTCCCGCGACGACGTCGAGGGCGCGTTCTTCTGGCGCTACCTGGAGCTGGGCATCTTCGGCATCTCGCCGTTCGAGTCCATCGACCGGGACGGCGTGGGCCGGCTCGTCCGGATCGCCGCGGAGGAGGGCCGGGCCGCCCGGCCGGAGCTGAAGCTCGGCGTCTGCGGCGAGCACGGCGGCGACCCGGACTCGGTGCACTTCTTCCACGAGGTGGGGCTGGACTACGTCTCCTGCTCGCCCTTCCGGGTGCCCGTCGCCCGGCTGGAGGCCGGCCGCGCCGCGGTGGAGACGGACGGCTCCGACAGCCGCTGA
- a CDS encoding VOC family protein encodes MSSVWESLTVDARDPARLARWWAEALGYQVVTEEPDGAVEIRRSADRLPGLTFVPVGDDKETKNRLHIDLRPDDQEAEVERLVDMGARHVDIGQGDVEWTVLADPEGNEFCVLRQRGD; translated from the coding sequence ATGAGCAGCGTCTGGGAGAGCCTGACCGTCGACGCCCGGGACCCGGCCCGGCTCGCCCGCTGGTGGGCCGAGGCACTGGGCTACCAGGTGGTGACCGAGGAGCCGGACGGGGCGGTGGAGATCCGCCGGTCCGCCGACCGGCTCCCGGGCCTCACCTTCGTGCCCGTCGGCGACGACAAGGAGACCAAGAACCGGCTGCACATCGACCTGCGCCCCGACGACCAGGAGGCCGAGGTCGAGCGGTTGGTCGACATGGGCGCCCGGCACGTCGACATCGGCCAGGGTGACGTCGAGTGGACCGTGCTCGCCGACCCGGAGGGCAACGAGTTCTGCGTGCTGCGGCAGCGTGGGGACTGA